In Nocardia sputorum, a single genomic region encodes these proteins:
- the zapE gene encoding cell division protein ZapE — MQERLVDRHPEVPADQLVAQMVPPPMFDEVSFASYIPDPKEPSQAAAVRKAEEFAGQVAKISKAAHKKSFFGKKKQVSGAGLYLDGGFGVGKTHLLASIFHSSPAPKSFGTFGELTNLVGALGFANALERLSGNSVLCIDEFELDDPGDTMLVSRLLTELSAAGVSIAATSNTLPGQLGEGRFAAQDFLREIKKLGAIFEAVRVDGPDYRHRDLPPAPEPTSPDVLSERAGSTPGSTLDDFDALLKHLSTLHPSKYGALISGVSSVFVSGVHPVTDQAVALRIVVLADRLYDASVPVTVSGAKLDEIFSAEMLEGGYRKKYLRAISRLLALSRFEVPA; from the coding sequence ATGCAAGAACGCCTCGTCGATCGTCACCCGGAGGTCCCGGCCGATCAGCTCGTCGCCCAGATGGTGCCTCCGCCCATGTTCGACGAGGTGAGTTTCGCCTCCTACATCCCGGATCCGAAGGAACCGAGCCAGGCGGCGGCGGTCCGCAAGGCCGAAGAGTTCGCCGGCCAGGTCGCCAAGATCAGCAAGGCCGCGCACAAGAAGAGCTTCTTCGGCAAGAAGAAGCAGGTCAGCGGTGCCGGTTTGTACCTGGACGGCGGGTTCGGCGTCGGTAAGACCCATCTGCTCGCCTCGATCTTCCACAGCTCGCCCGCGCCCAAGTCGTTCGGCACGTTCGGCGAGCTGACCAATCTGGTCGGCGCGCTCGGCTTCGCCAACGCCCTCGAGCGGTTGTCGGGCAACAGCGTGCTGTGCATCGACGAGTTCGAGCTCGACGATCCGGGTGACACCATGCTGGTCTCGCGATTGCTGACCGAACTGTCCGCCGCCGGTGTCTCGATCGCCGCCACGTCGAACACCCTGCCGGGCCAGCTCGGCGAAGGACGTTTCGCCGCGCAGGATTTCCTGCGCGAGATCAAGAAGCTGGGCGCCATCTTCGAGGCGGTGCGCGTGGACGGGCCGGACTACCGCCATCGCGACCTGCCGCCCGCGCCGGAGCCCACGTCGCCGGACGTGCTGTCCGAACGGGCCGGCAGCACACCGGGTTCCACGCTCGACGACTTCGACGCGCTGCTGAAGCACCTCAGCACGCTGCACCCGTCGAAGTACGGCGCGCTGATCTCCGGGGTGTCGTCGGTGTTCGTCTCCGGCGTGCATCCGGTGACCGATCAGGCCGTGGCACTGCGCATCGTGGTACTGGCCGACCGGCTCTACGACGCGAGCGTCCCGGTGACGGTGTCGGGCGCGAAGCTCGACGAGATCTTCTCCGCCGAGATGCTCGAGGGCGGATACCGCAAGAAGTATCTGCGCGCCATCTCGCGCTTGCTCGCGCTGTCGCGGTTCGAAGTCCCGGCCTAG
- the hemQ gene encoding hydrogen peroxide-dependent heme synthase, whose product MARLDYQALNSTIRYLMFSVFQVQPGVLGEDRDAATKEAKAFFDGLADRDVVVRGIYDVAGMRADADFMIWTHAERVEDLQAAYADFRRTTELGRASAPVWSNAALHRPAEFNKSHIPAFLAGEEPGAYICVYPFVRSYEWYLLPDEERRRMLAEHGKAARGYPDVRANTVSSFALGDYEWILAFEAPELHRIVDLMRDLRATDARRHVREEIPFFTGPRVEIEQLIAALP is encoded by the coding sequence ATGGCGCGACTCGACTATCAAGCTCTCAACTCCACCATCCGCTACCTGATGTTCTCGGTCTTCCAGGTGCAGCCCGGAGTGCTGGGCGAGGACCGGGACGCCGCGACCAAGGAGGCGAAGGCGTTCTTCGACGGTCTCGCCGACCGCGACGTGGTGGTGCGTGGCATCTACGACGTGGCGGGGATGCGCGCCGACGCCGATTTCATGATCTGGACGCACGCCGAGCGCGTCGAGGACCTGCAGGCCGCCTACGCCGACTTCCGCCGCACCACCGAGCTGGGACGGGCCAGCGCGCCGGTGTGGAGCAACGCGGCGCTGCACCGTCCCGCGGAGTTCAACAAGAGCCATATCCCGGCGTTCCTGGCCGGTGAGGAGCCGGGCGCCTACATCTGCGTGTACCCGTTCGTCCGGTCCTATGAGTGGTACCTGCTGCCCGACGAGGAACGCCGCCGGATGCTGGCCGAGCACGGCAAGGCCGCGCGTGGCTATCCGGACGTGCGGGCCAACACCGTCAGCTCGTTCGCGCTCGGCGACTACGAGTGGATCCTGGCCTTCGAAGCGCCCGAACTGCATCGCATCGTCGATCTGATGCGCGACCTGCGCGCCACCGACGCCCGGCGGCACGTGCGCGAGGAGATTCCGTTCTTCACCGGTCCCCGCGTGGAGATCGAGCAGCTGATCGCCGCCCTGCCCTGA
- a CDS encoding alpha/beta hydrolase: MRWTRAAVLAATLSIVTAGCGAGPSDRPGVAVQRPPVAGAATTSAAPAPPPSAEVPKTDLSWRECTQPTLDQLGLGPAPAGLVLDCAEYSTPIDSTGAVLGNFRAGALRARLAQTPADAPPLVLTSGSDRSSSATLAGLAAGPASALLAARPIVAVDRRGIGTSQPIDCLPLEVRRGLADNAQSDPGDPVARMTKLSQDGTIACRDFLQPYEGTFDAPHAADDIEQLRRQWQVEHIAVLGTGNGAKVALSYARKYGDHLARLVLDSPEPVGTDAVTRAEQAVQGAEAALTAFAQRCVGVGCSLGADPRAAVTELVNRAATGGLGDISANAVLTAVSGFLGSPRADQATRVTELSDALAAAGRGDQGPLSNLISRETAATANDGQFVNRCTDTQLPPTPDKATELAGTWAGKYPVFGRAAAIGLMECAAWPVSTAPPLPEKLGIPVLVLGGVADPVVGNGGQSSVTGALGSAGARHAALSWQGFGHPVATHSGCAQRAVLDYLKDGKLPADGTACPA; this comes from the coding sequence ATGCGCTGGACTCGGGCTGCCGTGCTTGCCGCCACCCTTTCGATCGTGACCGCCGGTTGCGGCGCGGGACCGTCGGATCGTCCCGGTGTCGCGGTGCAGCGCCCGCCGGTCGCGGGCGCCGCGACGACCTCCGCCGCGCCCGCTCCGCCGCCGAGCGCCGAGGTGCCCAAAACCGATCTCAGCTGGCGGGAGTGCACCCAGCCGACCTTGGATCAGCTCGGCCTCGGGCCCGCGCCCGCGGGGCTGGTATTGGACTGCGCCGAGTACTCCACCCCGATCGATTCGACAGGCGCGGTGCTCGGCAATTTCCGGGCCGGCGCGCTGCGGGCCAGGCTGGCGCAGACCCCGGCCGACGCGCCGCCCCTGGTGCTCACCTCGGGTTCGGATCGCTCATCCTCCGCCACCCTGGCCGGATTGGCCGCGGGCCCGGCCTCGGCGCTGCTGGCCGCCCGCCCGATCGTCGCGGTGGACCGGCGCGGCATCGGCACCTCGCAGCCGATCGACTGCCTGCCGCTGGAGGTCCGCCGCGGCCTGGCCGACAACGCCCAGTCCGACCCGGGCGACCCGGTCGCGCGGATGACGAAGCTGAGCCAGGACGGCACCATCGCCTGCCGCGATTTCCTGCAGCCCTACGAGGGCACCTTCGACGCGCCGCACGCCGCCGACGACATCGAGCAACTGCGCAGGCAGTGGCAGGTGGAGCACATCGCGGTGCTGGGCACCGGCAACGGCGCGAAGGTCGCGCTGAGCTACGCCCGCAAGTACGGAGACCACCTCGCCCGGCTGGTGCTCGACTCCCCCGAGCCGGTCGGCACCGATGCGGTGACCCGCGCGGAGCAGGCCGTGCAAGGCGCTGAGGCGGCGCTGACGGCGTTCGCGCAGCGCTGCGTCGGCGTGGGCTGCTCGCTCGGTGCCGACCCGCGCGCCGCGGTCACCGAACTGGTGAACCGGGCCGCGACCGGCGGGCTCGGCGACATCTCGGCGAACGCGGTGCTGACCGCGGTGTCGGGCTTCCTCGGCAGCCCGCGGGCCGACCAGGCCACGCGGGTCACGGAGCTGTCCGACGCGCTCGCCGCAGCGGGTCGCGGCGACCAGGGACCGTTGAGCAACCTCATCAGCCGCGAGACCGCGGCCACGGCGAACGACGGGCAGTTCGTCAACCGGTGCACCGACACGCAGCTGCCGCCGACGCCGGACAAGGCCACCGAGCTGGCAGGCACCTGGGCGGGTAAGTACCCCGTCTTCGGCAGAGCGGCGGCCATCGGCCTGATGGAGTGCGCGGCCTGGCCGGTGTCTACCGCGCCTCCGCTGCCCGAGAAGTTGGGCATCCCGGTGCTCGTGCTCGGCGGTGTCGCCGATCCGGTGGTCGGCAACGGCGGCCAGTCGTCGGTGACCGGGGCACTCGGTTCGGCGGGCGCCCGGCACGCGGCGCTGTCCTGGCAGGGCTTCGGGCATCCGGTGGCCACGCATTCCGGCTGCGCGCAGCGAGCGGTGCTCGACTATCTGAAGGACGGCAAACTTCCCGCTGACGGCACCGCCTGCCCGGCCTGA
- a CDS encoding tyrosine-protein phosphatase → MAPRFRAPVVMAAGLAVAFGPVAGIAQADPPAAVAADPALHLQAVQNARDIGGYRTTDGRIVRTGLVYRTGQLNNATPGDLAALTDRHVRSVHDLRTVYERALGPDRIPTGATAHWDDVIGQAPPQVIATTLTGGDGLYRAFITAPGANEAFASVLRDVIGADGAVLFHCTAGKDRTGWAAAVLLTVLGVDRATVTEDYLLSNRFRNASQDDPLNGVQAAWLDAAFDQANQTYGSFDAYVRDGLRLTDGDIAALRARLLG, encoded by the coding sequence ATGGCCCCTCGATTTCGTGCCCCGGTCGTGATGGCGGCCGGTCTGGCGGTCGCGTTCGGACCGGTAGCAGGCATCGCGCAGGCCGACCCGCCCGCGGCTGTCGCCGCCGACCCCGCGCTGCACCTGCAGGCGGTGCAGAACGCCCGCGACATCGGCGGCTACCGCACCACCGACGGCCGGATCGTGCGCACCGGTCTGGTGTATCGCACCGGACAGCTGAACAACGCGACGCCGGGCGACTTGGCCGCGCTCACCGACCGCCACGTGCGCTCCGTCCACGACCTGCGCACGGTCTACGAGCGCGCGCTCGGGCCGGACCGGATCCCCACGGGTGCGACGGCGCACTGGGACGACGTGATCGGCCAGGCTCCGCCTCAGGTCATCGCCACCACGCTCACCGGGGGTGACGGGCTGTACCGCGCGTTCATCACCGCCCCTGGCGCGAACGAGGCGTTCGCTTCGGTGCTGCGCGACGTCATCGGCGCGGACGGTGCGGTGCTGTTCCACTGCACCGCGGGCAAGGATCGCACCGGCTGGGCGGCGGCGGTGCTGCTGACCGTGCTCGGGGTGGATCGGGCCACGGTCACCGAGGATTACCTGCTGTCCAACCGGTTCCGCAACGCGAGCCAGGACGACCCGCTCAACGGTGTCCAGGCGGCCTGGCTCGACGCGGCCTTCGACCAGGCGAACCAGACCTACGGAAGTTTCGACGCCTATGTCCGGGACGGGCTGCGGCTGACCGACGGCGACATCGCCGCCCTGCGGGCCCGTCTGCTGGGCTGA
- a CDS encoding alpha/beta fold hydrolase, whose amino-acid sequence MAKFETWDGLELNYRVWEGGGVPVVLQHGVVADTNANWMSTGVVAALHSAGHTVVSLDARGHGRSDKPHEAARYSWQAMARDVRALYDELGFEEVVQVGYSMGGVISLLVAATDERVRRLAVGGIGSGVLDCGGVDRRVIDLPDLQAAMTGDGAGASPTAKMFRVLADAVHADVDAIHAVATGLDDRPIETLADITVPALVLAGDNDPFAAEPERLAAALPNGVLAVVPGDHLMAVVSPAFHAALVDFLR is encoded by the coding sequence ATGGCGAAGTTTGAGACATGGGACGGCCTGGAACTCAATTACCGGGTCTGGGAGGGCGGGGGCGTCCCGGTCGTGCTGCAACACGGGGTGGTCGCGGACACCAACGCGAACTGGATGAGCACCGGTGTGGTCGCCGCGCTGCACTCCGCCGGGCACACCGTGGTTTCCCTGGACGCACGCGGCCACGGTCGCTCCGACAAGCCGCACGAGGCGGCGCGCTACTCGTGGCAGGCCATGGCGCGTGACGTGCGCGCGCTCTACGACGAACTGGGCTTCGAGGAAGTGGTGCAGGTCGGGTACTCGATGGGCGGGGTGATCTCGCTGCTGGTGGCCGCGACCGACGAGCGTGTGCGGCGGCTGGCGGTCGGTGGCATCGGCTCGGGCGTGCTGGACTGCGGCGGCGTCGACCGCCGCGTGATCGACCTGCCCGATCTGCAGGCCGCGATGACCGGAGACGGCGCCGGCGCGTCGCCGACAGCGAAGATGTTCCGGGTGCTGGCCGACGCGGTGCACGCCGACGTGGACGCCATCCACGCGGTGGCCACCGGCCTCGACGATCGTCCCATCGAGACCCTGGCGGACATCACCGTGCCCGCGCTGGTGCTGGCGGGCGACAACGATCCGTTCGCCGCCGAACCGGAGCGGCTCGCCGCGGCGCTGCCGAACGGCGTGCTCGCCGTGGTGCCCGGCGATCATCTGATGGCGGTGGTGAGCCCCGCCTTCCATGCAGCGCTCGTCGATTTCCTGCGCTGA
- a CDS encoding glycosyltransferase family 87 protein, protein MFLRQLEPRTARTTAEVIKFALWPLAVMTVLNRVFIKAVNGFITDDYRPVYQASLDFLNGRPVYTANFDSVDPHYLYPPSGTLLIAPIAVIDYEKSRWLFIALNAIAILVAWYLLLRLFRYTLNSVAAPALLLAMFTSETVINTLVFTNVNGCVLLAELIFIHLLLKRRDLWAGAALGLSIAVKPTLAPLLLIALVRGQWKVFVTALGVPLALTAIAWPLSKDPEKFLTRTAPYLFESRDYFNSAIVGNGEYYGLPAWLTWGMRAVLGVLVLISLWLLYRYYREDELFFVCTSSGVLLTASFLLSSLGQMYYSMMLFPFLMTVVLRNSVLRNWPAWLAIFGFMSYDKWLSDRWQHIGRNLEYLRITFGWGLLLIVVFCVLGDRYLAARREGRLPFGIDPAWMKSAPDSRGAAPQRPASTADTALPAESPRPHNGSAPVEENRISVEP, encoded by the coding sequence GTGTTCCTTCGACAGCTCGAGCCCAGGACCGCTCGCACCACCGCCGAGGTGATCAAGTTCGCACTCTGGCCCCTGGCGGTCATGACCGTGCTGAACCGGGTTTTCATCAAGGCTGTCAACGGCTTCATCACCGACGACTACCGGCCGGTCTACCAGGCATCTCTCGACTTCCTGAACGGACGGCCGGTCTACACCGCGAACTTCGACTCGGTGGACCCGCACTACCTCTACCCGCCCAGCGGAACCCTGCTGATCGCGCCGATCGCGGTCATCGACTACGAGAAATCACGCTGGCTGTTCATCGCCCTGAACGCGATCGCGATCCTCGTCGCCTGGTACCTGCTGCTGCGGCTGTTCCGGTACACGCTGAACTCGGTCGCCGCTCCCGCGCTGCTGCTGGCGATGTTCACGTCCGAGACCGTGATCAACACGCTGGTGTTCACCAACGTCAACGGCTGTGTGCTGCTGGCGGAGCTGATCTTCATCCACCTGCTGCTGAAACGGCGAGATCTGTGGGCCGGCGCCGCGCTCGGCCTGAGTATCGCGGTCAAGCCGACGCTCGCTCCCCTGCTGTTGATCGCGCTGGTCCGCGGACAATGGAAGGTATTCGTGACCGCGCTCGGCGTACCGCTGGCGCTGACCGCGATCGCCTGGCCGCTGTCGAAGGACCCGGAGAAGTTCCTCACGCGCACCGCGCCCTACCTCTTCGAATCCCGCGACTACTTCAACAGCGCGATCGTCGGCAACGGCGAGTACTACGGGCTGCCCGCGTGGCTGACCTGGGGCATGCGCGCGGTGCTCGGCGTGCTGGTGCTGATCTCGCTGTGGCTGCTGTACCGCTACTACCGCGAGGACGAGCTGTTCTTCGTCTGCACCTCCTCCGGCGTGCTGCTCACCGCCTCGTTCCTGCTCAGCTCGCTCGGGCAGATGTACTACTCGATGATGCTGTTCCCGTTCCTGATGACGGTGGTGCTGCGCAATTCGGTGCTGCGCAACTGGCCGGCCTGGCTGGCGATCTTCGGGTTCATGAGCTACGACAAGTGGCTGTCGGACCGCTGGCAGCACATCGGCCGCAATCTGGAGTACCTGCGCATCACCTTCGGTTGGGGCCTGCTGCTCATCGTCGTATTCTGCGTGCTCGGCGACCGCTACCTGGCCGCACGGCGGGAAGGACGGCTGCCGTTCGGCATCGATCCCGCGTGGATGAAGTCCGCACCGGACTCGCGCGGCGCGGCGCCGCAGCGGCCCGCGTCCACGGCCGATACCGCACTCCCGGCGGAAAGCCCCAGGCCACACAACGGTTCGGCGCCGGTGGAGGAGAATCGTATTAGCGTGGAGCCATGA
- a CDS encoding pyrimidine reductase family protein yields MQRSQNAIQLTELSPDDLAQLYAFPAALDAPLVRANFVSSIDGAATSGNLTEGLGTPADRTVFMLLRELAEVIVVGAGTARAENYGGARTDPGRRRAFHERGIGGHPDGAPPPIAVVTASAAIDPDARLLTDTQVPPLIITTATAPADRKQRLADAGAEVIEAGDIAVTPTGLLRVLGERGLLRVLTEGGPHLFGELLEADVVDELCLTTAPLLVGGAARRISLSGHEFRVRMTRAHVLLDDDGTVLTRWARR; encoded by the coding sequence ATGCAGCGTAGCCAGAATGCGATCCAGCTCACAGAGCTCAGCCCCGACGACCTCGCGCAGTTGTACGCCTTCCCCGCCGCACTCGACGCGCCTTTGGTCCGCGCCAATTTCGTCTCCAGCATCGATGGCGCGGCCACCAGCGGGAACCTGACCGAAGGGCTGGGCACGCCGGCCGACCGGACGGTGTTCATGCTGCTGCGCGAACTGGCGGAGGTGATCGTGGTCGGCGCGGGCACGGCGCGCGCGGAGAACTACGGCGGGGCACGCACCGACCCGGGGCGCCGCCGCGCGTTCCACGAGCGCGGCATCGGCGGGCATCCCGACGGCGCGCCGCCGCCGATCGCGGTGGTCACGGCCAGCGCGGCGATCGACCCCGACGCACGCCTGCTGACCGACACCCAGGTGCCACCGCTGATCATCACGACGGCCACCGCTCCCGCCGACCGCAAACAGCGTCTGGCGGACGCGGGCGCCGAGGTGATCGAAGCCGGTGACATCGCGGTGACGCCGACCGGCCTGCTGCGCGTGCTCGGCGAGCGCGGCCTGCTGCGCGTGCTCACCGAGGGCGGCCCGCACCTGTTCGGTGAACTGCTGGAGGCCGACGTGGTCGATGAGCTCTGCCTGACCACCGCGCCGCTGCTGGTGGGCGGCGCGGCGCGGCGAATCTCGCTGTCCGGGCACGAGTTCCGCGTCCGGATGACGCGCGCGCACGTCCTGCTGGACGACGACGGCACGGTGCTCACCCGGTGGGCCCGTCGATGA
- a CDS encoding protoporphyrinogen oxidase encodes MRIAVVGGGISGLVAAYRLRTLLGPDADVLVLDRAERVGGILYTGELAGEPLDLGAEAFVGRRPEVPALLRELGLESQLVTPAGLRPLVWSSGAAHPLPEGTLMGVPANAESMRGLVDAETLARIAAEPDRPLTWAPGSDVDVYHLVADRFGPQVAERSVDPLLGGVYAGSSRSIGVRAALPTLAAALDDGAPSLTAAVGAALPPPSNAPVFGGIRDGYRVLLEALAERSGAGFVTATPGTRLARGLRGWVVDPIGAVDAVVLATPAPVTARLLRTVAPAAAAELAGVELSSSAVVALALHRETALPQNSGILVATGEPLRAKAFTLSSRKWTHLAQRETALVRVSFGKFGDDSPLSWPDAQLVAAATEDLATVTGVAVEPIEAVVQRWPGGLAQYAPGHPARVAAVEAEVAALDGLAVAGAYLHGVGVPACVASGAAAAQRIAETVSAGSAR; translated from the coding sequence ATGCGTATCGCGGTGGTCGGCGGTGGGATCAGCGGACTGGTGGCCGCGTATCGGTTGCGGACATTGCTCGGGCCGGATGCCGACGTGCTGGTGCTCGATCGCGCCGAACGGGTCGGCGGCATCCTCTACACCGGTGAACTGGCCGGGGAGCCATTGGATCTCGGTGCGGAAGCGTTCGTCGGCCGTCGGCCGGAGGTGCCCGCGCTACTGCGGGAACTCGGGCTCGAGTCGCAGTTGGTGACGCCTGCCGGTCTGCGGCCGCTGGTGTGGTCCTCCGGAGCGGCGCACCCACTTCCGGAGGGCACGTTGATGGGTGTCCCGGCGAACGCCGAGTCGATGCGCGGTCTGGTCGACGCCGAGACGCTGGCACGGATCGCCGCCGAACCCGATCGACCGCTGACCTGGGCCCCCGGCTCCGATGTCGACGTCTACCACCTGGTCGCCGACCGCTTCGGCCCGCAAGTGGCCGAGCGCAGCGTGGATCCGCTGCTCGGTGGGGTGTACGCGGGCAGTTCCCGCTCGATCGGTGTCCGCGCCGCGCTGCCCACCCTCGCCGCCGCCCTGGACGACGGCGCGCCCAGCCTCACCGCCGCCGTCGGAGCCGCGCTGCCGCCGCCCTCGAACGCGCCGGTCTTCGGGGGAATCCGCGACGGCTACCGGGTGCTGCTCGAAGCGCTCGCCGAACGCTCCGGGGCCGGTTTCGTCACCGCGACCCCGGGCACGCGTCTGGCCAGGGGACTGCGTGGCTGGGTGGTGGACCCGATCGGCGCCGTCGACGCCGTGGTGCTCGCCACCCCGGCGCCGGTGACCGCGCGACTGCTGCGGACCGTCGCCCCCGCCGCCGCGGCGGAGCTGGCGGGCGTCGAACTCTCCTCGTCGGCGGTGGTCGCGCTGGCGCTGCACCGCGAGACCGCGTTGCCGCAGAACTCCGGCATCCTGGTGGCGACCGGGGAGCCGCTGCGCGCGAAGGCGTTCACCCTGTCCAGCCGCAAATGGACGCATCTCGCGCAACGCGAAACCGCTCTCGTTCGTGTCTCGTTCGGGAAATTCGGGGACGACTCCCCGCTGTCGTGGCCCGATGCGCAACTGGTGGCCGCCGCCACCGAGGACTTGGCTACCGTCACCGGAGTGGCCGTGGAGCCGATCGAGGCCGTGGTGCAGCGCTGGCCGGGCGGCCTCGCCCAGTACGCGCCCGGCCATCCGGCGCGCGTCGCGGCCGTCGAAGCCGAGGTCGCCGCGCTCGACGGGCTGGCGGTGGCGGGCGCGTACCTGCACGGCGTCGGCGTGCCCGCGTGCGTCGCCTCCGGCGCGGCCGCCGCGCAGCGGATCGCGGAGACGGTCAGCGCGGGCAGCGCACGCTGA
- a CDS encoding GNAT family N-acetyltransferase, which translates to MSNLPVIVDRAGLWDAEALSDVAAATFPLACPPGATPDDIAVFVGDVLSEERFGEYLSDPARIVLKAVVDGDIVGYAMLVTRAPADSAVAESVGIRELVEISKMYVLPGHHGTGVSTALMTAALDWTRAQGYPGVWLGVNQENARARRFYAKHGFAEVGTRKFTVGNQVHHDYVLRLVF; encoded by the coding sequence ATGAGCAACCTCCCAGTCATCGTCGATCGGGCCGGGCTGTGGGACGCGGAAGCGCTCAGCGACGTGGCGGCGGCGACTTTCCCGCTCGCGTGTCCGCCCGGAGCGACGCCCGACGACATCGCGGTCTTCGTCGGCGACGTCCTGTCGGAGGAACGCTTCGGCGAATATCTGAGCGATCCGGCTCGGATCGTGCTCAAAGCTGTCGTGGACGGAGACATCGTCGGATACGCGATGCTGGTCACCCGCGCCCCGGCCGACTCAGCGGTGGCCGAGTCGGTCGGGATACGCGAGCTGGTGGAGATCAGCAAGATGTACGTGCTGCCCGGACACCATGGCACCGGCGTGTCCACCGCGCTGATGACCGCCGCGCTGGACTGGACGCGCGCTCAGGGATACCCGGGCGTCTGGCTGGGCGTCAATCAGGAGAACGCCCGCGCCCGCCGCTTCTACGCGAAGCATGGTTTCGCGGAGGTCGGCACCAGGAAGTTCACCGTCGGCAACCAGGTGCACCACGATTACGTGCTGCGGCTGGTCTTCTAG
- the msrB gene encoding peptide-methionine (R)-S-oxide reductase MsrB produces MSSEADTSLPAPRIQLTPQEWRLKLDPEEYAVLREAATERPFTGEYTETKTEGVYVCRACGAELFRSTEKFDSHCGWPSFFDPAASDAVILRSDDSLGMHRVEVLCANCHSHLGHVFEGEGYNTPTDKRYCINSIALRLHPSDSAAE; encoded by the coding sequence ATGAGCTCCGAAGCCGACACGTCCCTGCCCGCGCCGCGGATCCAGCTCACGCCGCAGGAATGGCGGTTGAAGCTGGACCCCGAGGAATACGCGGTGCTGCGCGAGGCCGCCACCGAGCGGCCGTTCACCGGCGAGTACACCGAAACCAAGACCGAAGGCGTCTACGTGTGCCGGGCCTGCGGCGCCGAACTGTTCCGCAGCACCGAGAAGTTCGACTCGCATTGCGGCTGGCCGTCGTTCTTCGATCCGGCGGCGTCCGACGCGGTGATTCTCCGGTCGGACGACTCGCTCGGCATGCACCGGGTCGAAGTGCTGTGCGCGAACTGCCACAGCCACCTCGGCCACGTGTTCGAGGGCGAGGGGTACAACACGCCCACCGACAAGCGCTACTGCATCAACTCCATCGCTCTGCGACTGCACCCCTCGGACAGCGCAGCGGAGTAA
- a CDS encoding MFS transporter, whose protein sequence is MSSIAPVLRRARVANSFAFGAQGFFLAVVLTELPQQKARFGLSDGVIAVSVVLISLLAGGGSVLAERLALRWSSRAAVRIGLLLVAGTGSAAAFAPNTALLVAALGCYGIAVGIVDASTNMQAVFIQHGYGTFILSSFYASWSAGTIAGALFVSGCEALEVTLRESLLAAAAVVLVLGWLLGPGLLGVRDAETSPTETASPGPAVALRAYLAFGIAAAFVFAIDLAVGNWSALYLTDDMLAGSATAALAFAAYQGTSLVARAAGDSLVRRFGPRTVVRAAAATGACGLALVVAAPSPAVAIAGFLVAGAGLPVIAPLCFSAAGQLATGRELDALIARLNLFNYAGTLLGGGLVGAVAASVGHRAGFVIPLLFAVALIALSRVFRSHRVASAPRPGTVDQPTELGPTG, encoded by the coding sequence GTGAGTTCGATCGCGCCCGTCCTGCGGCGCGCCCGCGTCGCGAACTCGTTCGCGTTCGGCGCGCAGGGCTTCTTCCTCGCCGTCGTGCTGACCGAATTGCCGCAGCAAAAAGCACGTTTCGGCCTGTCGGACGGGGTGATCGCCGTCTCGGTGGTGCTGATCTCCTTGCTGGCGGGCGGCGGCAGCGTCCTGGCGGAGCGGCTGGCGCTGCGCTGGTCCAGCCGCGCGGCGGTGCGGATCGGGCTGCTGCTCGTGGCCGGCACCGGCTCGGCGGCGGCGTTCGCGCCGAACACGGCGCTGCTGGTGGCCGCGCTCGGCTGCTATGGGATCGCGGTCGGCATCGTCGACGCGAGCACCAACATGCAGGCGGTGTTCATCCAGCACGGGTACGGGACGTTCATCCTGTCGTCGTTCTACGCTTCGTGGAGCGCCGGAACGATAGCCGGGGCGTTGTTCGTGTCGGGGTGCGAGGCGCTGGAGGTGACGCTACGCGAATCGCTGCTCGCGGCCGCGGCGGTCGTGCTGGTGCTCGGCTGGCTGCTCGGGCCGGGACTGCTCGGCGTGCGGGACGCGGAGACGAGTCCCACCGAGACCGCCTCGCCCGGCCCGGCAGTCGCGCTGCGCGCGTATCTCGCGTTCGGGATCGCGGCGGCGTTCGTCTTCGCCATCGACCTGGCGGTGGGCAACTGGTCGGCCTTGTATCTCACCGACGACATGCTGGCCGGTTCGGCGACCGCGGCACTCGCCTTCGCCGCGTATCAGGGCACATCGCTGGTCGCCCGAGCCGCGGGCGATTCGCTGGTGCGCCGTTTCGGTCCGCGCACTGTGGTCCGGGCCGCCGCGGCCACGGGGGCCTGTGGTCTCGCGCTCGTGGTGGCCGCGCCGAGTCCAGCCGTCGCGATCGCGGGTTTTCTGGTCGCGGGCGCCGGTCTGCCCGTGATCGCACCGTTGTGTTTCAGCGCGGCCGGGCAACTCGCGACCGGACGAGAGCTCGACGCGCTGATCGCGCGTCTCAACCTGTTCAACTACGCGGGAACCCTCCTGGGCGGCGGCCTGGTCGGCGCGGTCGCGGCGAGTGTGGGGCACCGTGCGGGATTCGTGATTCCCCTGCTGTTCGCCGTGGCGCTGATAGCGCTCTCCCGGGTCTTCCGCTCCCATCGCGTCGCGAGCGCGCCACGTCCGGGAACGGTGGACCAGCCCACAGAACTCGGTCCGACCGGCTAG